The following coding sequences lie in one Arachis stenosperma cultivar V10309 chromosome 5, arast.V10309.gnm1.PFL2, whole genome shotgun sequence genomic window:
- the LOC130982559 gene encoding mannan endo-1,4-beta-mannosidase 7 — MLKHLVLVILLAVLVHDHVHDGTTTVEAAGDGFVRTRGIHFVLNGNPFYANGFNAYWLMYAASDPSQRYKVSSAFHEATSHGLTVARTWAFSDGGYRPLQYAPGFYNEQMFKGLDFVIYEARKYGIKLILSLVNNYESFGGKKQYVNWARSKGQYLTSDDDFFRSPLVKGYYANHVKTVLNRYNSFTGIHYKDDPTIMAWELMNEPRCTSDPSGRTIQAWITEMASLVKSIDTNHLLEAGLEGFYGQSTPQRKRMNPAGFNIGTDFIANNRIPGIDFATVHCYPDQWVSNSNEQYQLSFLNNWLNAHFIDAQYALRKPILVAEFGKSFKDSGYNTYQRDQLFSTVFYKILASAKRGGPAAGALFWQLLTEGMESFQDGYGIMLGQGSSTANMIAQQNHRLYLIRRILGRFANIRRWKRARGNRRSGGNGGGSSRMELPQLLN, encoded by the exons ATGTTGAAGCATTTAGTGTTAGTTATTCTTTTGGCCGTTTTGGTTCATGACCATGTTCATGATGGCACTACTACTGTGGAAGCTGCAGGGGATGGTTTTGTAAGAACAAGAGGCATCCACTTTGTGCTGAATGGGAACCCTTTTTATGCAAATGGCTTCAATGCTTATTGGCTTATGTATGCAGCTTCAGATCCATCTCAGAGGTACAAGGTCTCTTCAGCATTCCATGAAGCAACAAGCCATGGCCTCACAGTTGCTAGAACTTGGGCTTTCAGTGATGGCGGTTATAGACCCTTACAATATGCTCCCGGATTCTACAATGAACAAATGTTTAAG GGGTTAGATTTTGTTATATATGAGGCTAGGAAGTATGGTATAAAGCTGATACTGAGTTTGGTGAACAACTATGAGAGCTTTGGAGGGAAGAAGCAGTATGTGAACTGGGCTAGAAGTAAAGGGCAGTACCTTACATCAGACGATGATTTCTTCAGGAGCCCTCTTGTTAAGGGTTACTATGCAAACCATGTCAAG ACTGTTCTTAACAGATACAACAGTTTTACCGGTATTCATTACAAGGATGATCCAACAATCATGGCCTGGGAACTCATGAATGAACCCAGGTGCACTTCAGATCCTTCAGGCAGGACTATTCAG GCTTGGATCACGGAAATGGCTTCCTTAGTGAAGTCCATAGACACGAACCACTTATTGGAGGCTGGTCTTGAAGGCTTCTATGGTCAATCAACACCCCAAAGGAAGAGAATGAACCCTGCTGGCTTCAATATTGGCACAGATTTCATTGCAAATAACCGCATCCCTGGCATTGACTTTGCAACCGTTCACTGTTACCCCGACCAATG GGTATCCAATTCGAATGAGCAGTACCAACTCTCATTCTTGAACAACTGGCTCAATGCTCACTTCATAGACGCGCAGTATGCTCTGAGGAAGCCAATACTTGTGGCAGAATTTGGAAAATCGTTCAAGGACTCAGGTTACAACACCTACCAAAGGGACCAGCTCTTCAGTACCGTGTTCTACAAGATATTGGCTTCTGCCAAGAGAGGAGGACCGGCAGCAGGAGCACTCTTCTGGCAGCTTCTCACGGAAGGAATGGAGTCATTCCAAGATGGTTATGGCATAATGCTGGGGCAGGGTTCTTCTACTGCAAACATGATTGCTCAGCAGAATCACAGGCTGTACCTTATTCGCAGGATTCTTGGGAGGTTTGCGAATATACGGCGGTGGAAGAGGGCCAGGGGAAACAGAAGGTCTGGTGGAAATGGGGGTGGAAGTTCAAGAATGGAATTGCCTCAGTTATTGAATTAG